CGACGGCAAGCTTTATTGCTGCAACAACGGAGGTTTCAACTATGTCGAATCGAACGGCTATCTCGCGCCGCACGGTATCGCCGACGATTATTCGGGCGGTCGGATCGAGCGCATCGATATCGAGACGGGCGCGGTCGAAGTGCTCTACAAAAGCGGCGACCATGGCATCACGCTGCGCGGCCCCAACGACATCATGTTCGACGCGCATGGCGGCTTCTGGTTCACCGATCATGGCAAGGTCGATTATGCGGCGCGCTGCCACGACATCGTCGGCATCTTCTATGCCAAGGCCGACGGCAGCTTTATCGAGGAAGTGATCTTCCCGAGCTATAACCCGAACGGCATCGGCATCTCGCCCGACGGGACGAAACTATACGCCGCCGAGACCTACACCTGCCGGCTGACCCAGTTCAATATCGTCGCGCCCGGCAAGGTCGACGACAGCGCGGGCCCGGGCGGTCCGGGCATCCCGCTCTATCGCCCCGCCGGCTATAAATTCTTCGACAGCCTGGCGATGGAGGCGAACGGCAATATCTGCGTCGCGACGATCGGCGAATGCGGGATTTCGGTCGTCGGTCCCGACGGACAGCTCGTCGAATTTGTCGAGACCGACGATATCTTCACCACCAACATCGCCTTCGGCGGGCCCGACCGGCAGGATGCCTATATCACCTTGTCGGGGACGGGCCGGCTCGTGAAGACGCGCTGGGCCAGGCCGGGGCTGCAGCTCCAATACTGACCCCGCGCCCCATTGGGGAGGCGAGGATGAGGATGATATGGGTCGCGGCGCTGCTGATCGCGGCACCGGCAAGCGCGCAGGTGCTGAAAGCCGAACAGGCCGACGCGATCGTCAAGGGCTGCGCCGCGCACGCGCGCGCCAAGGGGCAGGGGCATGCGATCGCGGTCGTCGATCTGGGCGGCCACCCGGTTGCCACCTGGCGGATGGACGGCAATGTGTTCGGCATGATGGACTTCTCGCTCGCCAAGGCGCGCGCGGTCGCGGCGTGGGGCTTTCCCACGAGCGGGATGGAGGAAGCGGTGAAGGGAACGCCGGGCTTTGCCGACGCGCCGCACGTCGTCACCGTGCCGGGCGGCGTACCGATCTTCAGCGCCGACGGGCGCACGCGGCTGGGCGGAGTCGGGGCGTCGGGCGAGGCGCCGGCCGACGATGCCGCTTGCGCCGCCGCCGGGATCGCGGCAGCAGGGCTGAAGTCGGAACGCGCCCGCTGAGGTTCAGCGGTGCCGCCCGCAACAGGGAGCGCCGTGATGCATGAGGAAACCCACGCCGTCACGCGGATCGGCTGGCTGCGCGCCGCGATCCTCGGCGCCAACGACGGCATCGTGTCGACCGCGAGCCTGATCGCAGGGGTTGCCGCGGCGGGCGTGTCGCAATCCTCGATCCTCGTCACCGGCACCGCGGGACTCGTCGCGGGCGCGATGTCGATGGCGGCGGGCGAATATGTGTCGGTGAGCTCGCAGAGCGACGCCGAAAAGGCCGACGTCGAGCTGGAAAAGCGCCACCTCGCCGCCGATCCCGAATTCGAGCTCGAGGAACTGACGCAGATTTACGAGCAGCGCGGACTCGCTCGTGCGCTCGCCGAACAGGTCGCGGCTGAGCTCACCGCGCATGACGCGCTCGACACCCATCTGCGCGACGAGCTTGGCATGACCGATGCGATGGCGGCGCGGCCGGTGCAGGCGGCGGCGGCTTCGGCGGCGAGTTTCGCGATCGGCGCAGCGCTGCCGCTGGGGACGGTGCTGGTCGACAGCGGCGATTCCTTGCCTTTCACCGTCTCGGCGGCTTCGCTGGTCTTCCTCGCCATCCTCGGCGCGCTCGGGGCATGGGCGGGCAAGGCACCGATGCTGCGCCCCGTCGTTCGCGTGACCTTCTGGGGTGCGGCGGCGATGGCGGTGACGATCGCGATCGGATCGCTGCTCGGAACCACGGTGGGTTAGCGGCGCTCCAGCCATTCGCGGAGCGCAACGGCATTGTTCCGCTCCTCGCTCTTCGCCGCATAGAGCAAGGTCACCGGACCCGCCTGCGCCGCCGCGTCGAGCGTGAAGAGTGCGGCTTTTGCTTCGTCGCCGCCCGCATCGAGTTCGGCGAAATAGTCGAGCCGGAACGCATCCCACGCTTCGTCCGAATCGGCGGTTTCGCCGTGATAGCGCTTGCGCAGGCCATCGCTGGGCGACAGCGTTTTCAGCCACGCCGCGAGCGCCGCCTTTTCCTTCGACACGCCGCGCGGCCAAAGCCGGTCGACGAGGAAACGCACGCCGTCGCCGGGACCGGCCGGTTCGTGGATGCGTTTGACCGCGATTGTCAGGGGCAGTGTCATCTGTATGACTATCGTTCATCCCGCAGCCGCGGGCAAGCCAATCGGAGGGGTCCGGACATGAGCAGAGCTGGCTGGGCGATCGATATCGATCGTGACGATATCACGAGGGCCGATCTGGTCGAGGATACCGCTGCGCCGCTCGCGCCGGGGCAGGTGCGCGTCCGCCTCGACAGCTACGCGATGACCGCGAACAACATCACCTATGCGGTGTTCGGCAAGCCGGCCGGGCTGTTCGGCAACGACCAGGGCTATTGGGATTTCTTCGCCGAGCGCGGCGAGCCGGGGCGACTCCCCGTATGGGGTTTCGCGACCGTCATCGAGAGCGCCGCCGAGGCCGTTGCCGCCGGTGACCGCTTCTATGGCTATTATCCAATGGCGAGCCACGCAGTGCTGACCGTCGGCAATGCGGGGCCCGGCGGCTTCACCGACGTGACGCCGCGGCGGACGACGCTGCCGCCGATCTATAACAATTATCAGCGGATCGAGGCGCTGGCCGACTATCGCGCCGCCGACCATGATTATTGGCCAGTCTTCCGCCCGCTGTTCCTGACCGGGTGGCTGATCGCCGATCAGTTCGAGGATGATGGCGATTATGGCGCGAGCCAGATCCTGATCGCGAGCGCGTCGAGCAAGACCGCGATCGGGCTCGGCTTCTCGATCGCGCAGCGGCAGGGGCCGCGGCCACAGACGATCGGACTGACAAGCAAGGCGAACGTCGCCGATCTCGACGCGCAGCATATCTATGATCGCGTGATCGCGTACGAAGACATCTTGACGCTAAATGCCGCGGCTCCCTCCGCGCTCGTCGACATGGCGGGCAATGGCGCCGTGACACGGGCGGTGCACAGCCATTTCGGCCATAATCTCAAGGCCTCGATCATCGTCGGCAAGTCGCACTGGGACGCCGACGCCGGGGAGGCTGCGCTGCCCGGTCCCGAACGGCAGGGCTTTTTCGCGCCGGGGCGCAGCCAGAAACGCATCGCCGACTGGGGCGGGGCAGCGTTCGGGCAGAAAATCGCCGAGGCCTGGCTCGGCTTCATGGACGTCGCGCCGCGGTTGACGGCGATCGACAAGCGGCAGGGGAGCGAGGCGGCGCTCGCCGCGTACCATGACATGCTCGCGGGCCGCGCCGACCCAAGAGCGGGGATCGTCGTCGAACCCCGACCGGGCGGTTGACGTTAACGTCAATCTGCGCTCTAGCCGCGCCATGTCTCGCTATACCCATGTCATCTTCGATTTCGGCGGCGTCATCACCGCCTCGCCCTTCGAAGCGTTCAACCGGCTGGAGGACGAGCGCGGGCTGCCGCGCGATTTCGTCCGCCGTGTCAATGCGACGAACCCCGACGACAATGCCTGGGCGAAATTCGAACGCGCTGAGATCGATGCGGCGAGCTTCGACACCGCCTTTGCCGCCGAAGCGCGCGCGCTGGGGCACGAGCTCGAAGGCGAAGCGGTGCTCGCGGTTATCGCGGGCGCCGTCCGCCCGGCGATGGTCGCGGCGCTCGACACGCTGAAAGCGCAAGGCTTCACCATCGCGTGCATTACGAACAATGTCCCCGGCGGCAAGGGCATCAAGGGCGCCGGCATGACGCGCAGCGAGGAAGCCGCGAACGAGGTCGCAAGCATCATGGCGCGCTTTGCGCATGTTATCGAATCGAGCAAGGCGGGCGTCCGCAAGCCCGACCCCGCCATCTATCTGATGATGTGCGAGGCGCTGGGCGTCGAGCCGGCGAACTGCATCTACCTCGACGACCTCGGCATCAACTGCAAACCGGCGAGCCAGCTCGGGATGCACGCGATCAAGGTGACGAGCGGCGAACAGGCGCTCGCCGACCTGTCGGCGGCGCTGGGGGTAGCACTGCCCTGACGCCGGATTTGCTGCGGCGGCTGGGGTGGGGAGCCGTCGCTTGTTAAGTCGTCATCCCGGGCTTGACCCGGGACCCGCCTTCCTTCTTCCAACGCCGGATCAAAGAAAAGGCAGGCCCCGGGTCAAGCCCGGGGTGACGGATATGATTACGCTAGCGTCCGCAACCGGCCGGCCGCGCGCTTACCAGCCCGACGGCTTGCCCTTGTTTTGCTCGTCGAGCCACGCCTTCAGCGGCGCGAAATAGTCGGCCATCGCCTTGCCCGACATTTCGCGGCTGCCGGTGAACGCTTCGAGCGCGTCGGGCCACGGCTTCGACGCGCCCATTTCGAGCATTTCGCCGAGCTTCGCGCCGACCTCCTTGTTGCCATAGAAGGAGCAGCGATGGAGCGGCCCGGTCCAGCCCGCCTGTTTGCATGCCGCTTCATAGAATTGGAACTGCAGGATGCGCGCGAGGAAATAGCGGGTGTAGGGCGTGTTGCCCGGGATATGGAATTTCGCGCCCGCGTCGAATGCATCGGCCGGACGCTCGCCCGGCGGGGTGATGCCCTGATATTGCAGGCGGAGCTGCGTCCACGCCTGGTTATAGCCGGCGGGCTTGATCGTGCCGTCGAAGACGCCCCAGCGCCAGCGGTCGACGAGCAGGCCGAAGGGCAGGAAGGCGACCTTGTCCATCGCCTGCCGCAGCAAGAGGCCGATATCCTTGTCGGCGCTCGGCACCTTCGCCTTGTCGAGCAGGCCGATGTCGACCAGATATTGCGGCGTGATCGACAGCGCGACGAAATCGCCGATCGCTTCGTGGAAGCCGTCGTTGGCGCCGTTGAGGTACAGGAACGGCTGCTTGTTATAGGCGCGCTGGTAATAATTGTGGCCGAGTTCGTGGTGGATGGTGACGAAATCGTCGGCATTCACCTTGATGCACATCTTGATGCGGATATCGTCCTTGTTGTCGATATCCCACGCCGAGGCGTGACAGATGACCTCGCGGTCGGCGGGCTTGGTGAACTGGCTGCGCTTCCAGAAGGTCTCGGGCAGCGGCGCAAAGCCGAGCGACGAATAGAAATTCTCGCCCGCCTTGACCATGTCGAGCGGTCCCTTGCCCTTTTCCTGGAGCAGGTCGCCGATGTCATAGCCGAGGTCGCCCGCCCCCGCCGGCGCGACGAGCGGGTAGATATTGCCCCATTCCTGCGCCCACATATTGCCGAGCAGGTCGGCGCGGATCGGCCCCGTCTTGGGCTGTACCGCGTCGCCATATTTCTCGTTGAGTTTCCAGCGTACATAGGTGTGGAGCGCCAGATAGAGCGGCTTCACTTCCTGCCACAAACGCTCGGTCGTCTGCGCGAATTCCTCGGGCGACATGTCGTATCCCGATCGCCACATCGCGCCGGTGTTGGCGAAGCCGAGCTCCTTCGCGCCCTCGTTGGCGATGCCGACCATCTTCGCATAATCGTCCTTCATCGGCGCGCCGACCTTGTCGTGCCAGCTCGTCCACATTTCGGCGAATTGCGCGGGGGTGTTCTTGAGATTGCCCATCTCGGCCTCGATGTCCGATCCCGAGATTTCCTTGCCGTTCAGCGTGCCGCGCCCCTTGCCATACTGCGACTGCAGGTCGGTCGCGATATTGTTGAGCTCGGTCGCGGCGCCAGGCTTGGTCGGGGCGGGGAGGACCAGGCCGGTGCGCAGGATGTCGAGCTTGCGCTTGGTGTCGGGGCTCAGCCCCTCGACGCCGGCATATTTCGCCGCCTCGAGCGCATATTTGACCGCCTTCTCGGTGCCGACGGCGTTGATCCGCGCCGCCATCGCGTCGGTGTCCTCGGTGATATAGGTCGCGTTGACCCAGTTCACCTGGCTGCCCTCGACCGTATAGTCGAACAAATCCTTCTCGGCGGCGGCGATGAAGGCGTCGGCATCGGCGGCGGTCGGCTTCGCTGCCTTGGCGGCCGGGGCGTCCTTCTGTTTCTGGGCGGCAACGGCGGGGCCGGCAAGCGCGAGCGACAGGGCAAGCGACAGCGTTGAAATCATGGCTTTCATGGGTGCGTCCTCGGATATTTTGTCAGGCGCTCGGCGGCGCGATGGCCGCAATCTGAACCGCCGCCGCGGCCGGGTCAAGCGGTCACAAATGCAACGATCGCTTCGCCCATCGCGGGCTCGGTCACGCTCGACATATGCGTACCGGGGATGGTGACGAGCCGCGCGTCGGGCAGCGCGGCGGCCAGATCCTCGGCCGATCCATTGTCCTGGTCCTGCTCGCCGCAGACCAGCAGGACCGGCATCGTCAGCGCCGCCAGCATGTCGGGCGAGGTGTCGGTGAAGCTGTCGAGCAACAACGCCGCGGCGACGCGGTCGATCTTCATCGTCTTCATGAACTGGATCGACAGCCAGGTGTCATCGCCGCGCTTCGCCGTCTCATATTCAGCGATCACGCGCTTGAAGAACTGCCCGCGCCGCTGCCACCCGGCGAGGCCGGCGAGACCCATCCCGCCGAGGATCAGCCGGCGCGGCGTCATTCCCGCGACGACGGCGCGGACGCTGGTACGCGCGCCGAGCGAAAAGCCGCCGAGGTCGAAATCGGCAAGCCCGAGATGTGCGATCAGATCCTGAAGGTCGTGCACCAGCACGT
The Sphingopyxis macrogoltabida genome window above contains:
- a CDS encoding SMP-30/gluconolactonase/LRE family protein, with the protein product MAEFELIADGLRFPEAPVVMDDGSVIVVEIEAKRITRCWPGGRKDVIATPGGGPNGLAIGPDGKLYCCNNGGFNYVESNGYLAPHGIADDYSGGRIERIDIETGAVEVLYKSGDHGITLRGPNDIMFDAHGGFWFTDHGKVDYAARCHDIVGIFYAKADGSFIEEVIFPSYNPNGIGISPDGTKLYAAETYTCRLTQFNIVAPGKVDDSAGPGGPGIPLYRPAGYKFFDSLAMEANGNICVATIGECGISVVGPDGQLVEFVETDDIFTTNIAFGGPDRQDAYITLSGTGRLVKTRWARPGLQLQY
- a CDS encoding GlcG/HbpS family heme-binding protein, translating into MRMIWVAALLIAAPASAQVLKAEQADAIVKGCAAHARAKGQGHAIAVVDLGGHPVATWRMDGNVFGMMDFSLAKARAVAAWGFPTSGMEEAVKGTPGFADAPHVVTVPGGVPIFSADGRTRLGGVGASGEAPADDAACAAAGIAAAGLKSERAR
- a CDS encoding VIT1/CCC1 transporter family protein, with amino-acid sequence MHEETHAVTRIGWLRAAILGANDGIVSTASLIAGVAAAGVSQSSILVTGTAGLVAGAMSMAAGEYVSVSSQSDAEKADVELEKRHLAADPEFELEELTQIYEQRGLARALAEQVAAELTAHDALDTHLRDELGMTDAMAARPVQAAAASAASFAIGAALPLGTVLVDSGDSLPFTVSAASLVFLAILGALGAWAGKAPMLRPVVRVTFWGAAAMAVTIAIGSLLGTTVG
- a CDS encoding DUF488 domain-containing protein, which encodes MTLPLTIAVKRIHEPAGPGDGVRFLVDRLWPRGVSKEKAALAAWLKTLSPSDGLRKRYHGETADSDEAWDAFRLDYFAELDAGGDEAKAALFTLDAAAQAGPVTLLYAAKSEERNNAVALREWLERR
- a CDS encoding DUF2855 family protein, with product MSRAGWAIDIDRDDITRADLVEDTAAPLAPGQVRVRLDSYAMTANNITYAVFGKPAGLFGNDQGYWDFFAERGEPGRLPVWGFATVIESAAEAVAAGDRFYGYYPMASHAVLTVGNAGPGGFTDVTPRRTTLPPIYNNYQRIEALADYRAADHDYWPVFRPLFLTGWLIADQFEDDGDYGASQILIASASSKTAIGLGFSIAQRQGPRPQTIGLTSKANVADLDAQHIYDRVIAYEDILTLNAAAPSALVDMAGNGAVTRAVHSHFGHNLKASIIVGKSHWDADAGEAALPGPERQGFFAPGRSQKRIADWGGAAFGQKIAEAWLGFMDVAPRLTAIDKRQGSEAALAAYHDMLAGRADPRAGIVVEPRPGG
- a CDS encoding HAD-IA family hydrolase, which gives rise to MSRYTHVIFDFGGVITASPFEAFNRLEDERGLPRDFVRRVNATNPDDNAWAKFERAEIDAASFDTAFAAEARALGHELEGEAVLAVIAGAVRPAMVAALDTLKAQGFTIACITNNVPGGKGIKGAGMTRSEEAANEVASIMARFAHVIESSKAGVRKPDPAIYLMMCEALGVEPANCIYLDDLGINCKPASQLGMHAIKVTSGEQALADLSAALGVALP
- a CDS encoding M2 family metallopeptidase, whose translation is MKAMISTLSLALSLALAGPAVAAQKQKDAPAAKAAKPTAADADAFIAAAEKDLFDYTVEGSQVNWVNATYITEDTDAMAARINAVGTEKAVKYALEAAKYAGVEGLSPDTKRKLDILRTGLVLPAPTKPGAATELNNIATDLQSQYGKGRGTLNGKEISGSDIEAEMGNLKNTPAQFAEMWTSWHDKVGAPMKDDYAKMVGIANEGAKELGFANTGAMWRSGYDMSPEEFAQTTERLWQEVKPLYLALHTYVRWKLNEKYGDAVQPKTGPIRADLLGNMWAQEWGNIYPLVAPAGAGDLGYDIGDLLQEKGKGPLDMVKAGENFYSSLGFAPLPETFWKRSQFTKPADREVICHASAWDIDNKDDIRIKMCIKVNADDFVTIHHELGHNYYQRAYNKQPFLYLNGANDGFHEAIGDFVALSITPQYLVDIGLLDKAKVPSADKDIGLLLRQAMDKVAFLPFGLLVDRWRWGVFDGTIKPAGYNQAWTQLRLQYQGITPPGERPADAFDAGAKFHIPGNTPYTRYFLARILQFQFYEAACKQAGWTGPLHRCSFYGNKEVGAKLGEMLEMGASKPWPDALEAFTGSREMSGKAMADYFAPLKAWLDEQNKGKPSGW
- a CDS encoding alpha/beta fold hydrolase; this translates as MTIEPQFFEARDGVRLAWREMGPPTGPETGDARPLILLHGLFSSAEVNWIKFGTAARISEAGFRVIMPDLRVHGSSEAPHEPENYPPDVLVHDLQDLIAHLGLADFDLGGFSLGARTSVRAVVAGMTPRRLILGGMGLAGLAGWQRRGQFFKRVIAEYETAKRGDDTWLSIQFMKTMKIDRVAAALLLDSFTDTSPDMLAALTMPVLLVCGEQDQDNGSAEDLAAALPDARLVTIPGTHMSSVTEPAMGEAIVAFVTA